From the genome of Leptospira saintgironsiae, one region includes:
- the ybeY gene encoding rRNA maturation RNase YbeY: protein MESRWKILSTFSFPNINTHISLVLTDDESIQELNRVRRGKDYPTDVLSFPLSFDLTPWELPPNKKENFGPILSLGEIVISWDTCKAQAKSIGHSEEDEFFRLFVHGFLHLIGYDHERGEEDEALMKEKEDLCLDLVLGP, encoded by the coding sequence CTGGAATCTCGTTGGAAAATTTTAAGTACATTCTCTTTTCCTAATATAAATACTCATATTTCTTTGGTTCTAACTGACGATGAATCGATCCAAGAATTGAATCGTGTGCGAAGAGGGAAAGATTATCCAACTGACGTGCTTTCCTTTCCTTTAAGTTTTGATCTGACTCCTTGGGAACTTCCCCCCAACAAAAAAGAAAATTTCGGACCTATCCTGAGTTTAGGAGAGATTGTGATCTCCTGGGATACATGCAAAGCTCAGGCAAAAAGTATAGGTCATAGTGAAGAAGATGAATTTTTCAGATTATTCGTGCATGGTTTTTTACATTTAATCGGTTATGATCATGAACGTGGAGAAGAAGACGAGGCTCTAATGAAGGAGAAGGAGGATCTATGTCTGGATCTAGTCCTGGGGCCTTAA
- the recO gene encoding DNA repair protein RecO: protein MSGSSPGALKKTTGIVMESRILPEGDAFLRLLPEEGEVGSFRVKGIKKSKTRPIAAVEPGSLTVLDYYFTQGRETFNVKEIGLIRRFDKAKTGYSGTVLVSYLVELVSSFLTEGGSHPMEYKLLLGALKELDEDGYKPVFLPFFKLKLLYVGGFLSKEIECASCGKNLSEIEACSLDETHFEIVCGDCGNPKPDKYGLVLFVQDCLALRYRDLKDKKISLELLKEADSLSNRALKPLLGKRLKSEPMLYESLGENLG, encoded by the coding sequence ATGTCTGGATCTAGTCCTGGGGCCTTAAAGAAAACCACCGGAATTGTAATGGAAAGCCGCATCCTTCCGGAAGGAGATGCATTCTTGCGACTTCTACCAGAAGAAGGAGAAGTAGGAAGTTTCCGAGTAAAAGGGATCAAAAAAAGTAAAACAAGACCTATTGCAGCAGTCGAGCCGGGATCTCTTACCGTATTGGATTATTATTTCACCCAAGGAAGAGAAACGTTTAACGTAAAAGAAATTGGATTAATCAGAAGATTCGATAAGGCAAAGACAGGATATTCGGGAACCGTTTTGGTTTCTTATCTAGTCGAACTTGTTTCCTCTTTTTTAACAGAAGGAGGCTCCCATCCAATGGAGTATAAACTTCTTCTCGGCGCCTTAAAAGAATTGGATGAAGACGGATACAAACCTGTATTCTTGCCCTTTTTCAAACTGAAGTTATTATATGTGGGCGGCTTTTTATCCAAGGAAATAGAATGTGCAAGCTGTGGAAAAAATCTCTCGGAGATCGAGGCCTGCAGTTTGGACGAAACCCATTTCGAAATAGTCTGCGGAGATTGTGGAAATCCTAAACCGGACAAGTATGGACTTGTATTATTCGTCCAAGATTGTTTGGCATTGAGATACAGGGACCTAAAGGACAAAAAGATTTCCCTTGAACTCCTGAAGGAGGCGGATAGCTTAAGCAACCGGGCCTTAAAACCTCTTCTTGGAAAAAGACTTAAATCGGAACCTATGCTCTACGAATCCTTAGGGGAAAATCTTGGATAA